The following coding sequences are from one Pseudonocardia sp. HH130630-07 window:
- a CDS encoding Asp23/Gls24 family envelope stress response protein, with translation MSTTPEAKAPISPAAPSALQSEFGSTRIAETVVSKIAGLAAREVNGIHALGGGAARAFGALRERIPGGTTNASQGVAVEVGEKQAAVDINVVVEYGVSIADLAKAVRRNVITALERMTGLEVVEVNISVDDVHLPTEEDAEPREPAPRKIENPGRVS, from the coding sequence ATGAGCACCACCCCCGAGGCCAAGGCACCCATCAGCCCCGCCGCCCCGTCGGCGCTGCAGTCCGAGTTCGGCAGCACCCGGATCGCCGAGACCGTCGTGTCGAAGATCGCCGGGCTCGCCGCACGCGAGGTGAACGGCATCCACGCCCTCGGCGGCGGAGCGGCCCGCGCGTTCGGCGCGCTGCGCGAGCGCATCCCGGGCGGCACGACCAACGCCTCGCAGGGCGTCGCCGTCGAGGTGGGCGAGAAGCAGGCGGCCGTCGACATCAACGTCGTCGTCGAGTACGGCGTGTCCATCGCGGACCTGGCGAAGGCCGTGCGGCGCAACGTCATCACCGCACTGGAGCGGATGACCGGCCTGGAGGTCGTCGAGGTCAACATCTCCGTCGACGACGTCCACCTCCCGACCGAGGAGGACGCCGAGCCCCGCGAGCCGGCGCCCCGCAAGATCGAGAACCCGGGCCGCGTCTCCTGA
- a CDS encoding class I SAM-dependent DNA methyltransferase, protein MVERLSSRPSPAGLARRAARLTLGGGARAVAAPVRRMALLGRREADPRWRRLTWIWQPGWGRRAQDRLLDRPAPYAIGADAYEQQKYATVMDTLAGRRFDRALEVGCGEGALAARLVRHADILLGVDMCDAAVSRAGVRVPAAVFGRRTLPHEMPVGTFDLIVCSDVLYYWEPTTLRTGVATLLDRLRPGGTLLAYHRRTDFGQAGSAEGARGVAGGGPRAGLHGHAARRRGPGAVRRDHRVPHRRPGPGGPRAALPGVRPPVLVLAGLSHPAVLRIRRSDVIVRSTRTCPELRTPR, encoded by the coding sequence ATGGTCGAGCGCCTGTCGTCCCGCCCGTCACCGGCCGGGCTCGCCCGCCGCGCCGCGCGCCTGACGCTCGGCGGCGGGGCCAGGGCGGTCGCCGCGCCGGTGCGCCGGATGGCGTTGCTCGGCCGTCGCGAGGCCGATCCGCGGTGGCGGCGGCTGACCTGGATCTGGCAGCCGGGCTGGGGCCGCCGGGCGCAGGACCGGCTCCTCGACCGGCCCGCCCCGTACGCCATCGGCGCGGACGCCTACGAGCAGCAGAAGTACGCCACGGTGATGGACACGCTCGCCGGGCGCCGGTTCGACCGGGCGCTGGAGGTCGGCTGCGGCGAGGGCGCGCTCGCCGCCCGGCTGGTGCGCCACGCCGACATCCTGCTCGGGGTCGACATGTGCGACGCCGCCGTCTCCCGGGCCGGGGTCCGGGTCCCGGCCGCCGTGTTCGGCCGGCGCACGCTGCCGCACGAGATGCCGGTCGGCACGTTCGACCTGATCGTCTGCAGCGACGTCCTCTACTACTGGGAGCCCACCACCCTGCGGACCGGCGTGGCCACGCTGCTGGACCGGCTGCGGCCCGGCGGGACGCTGCTGGCGTACCACCGCCGCACCGACTTCGGGCAGGCCGGGAGCGCGGAGGGCGCACGCGGCGTTGCGGGCGGCGGCCCACGAGCGGGGCTACACGGTCACGCCGCACGACGGCGCGGGCCGGGTGCGGTTCGACGTGATCACCGCGTCCCGCACCGGCGGCCGGGCCCCGGCGGTCCCCGCGCAGCGCTGCCCGGAGTCCGACCTCCCGTCCTGGTCCTCGCGGGACTGAGCCACCCGGCGGTACTCCGGATCCGCCGTTCGGACGTTATCGTCAGGTCGACGCGGACCTGTCCGGAGTTGCGGACACCCCGTTAG
- a CDS encoding putative quinol monooxygenase yields MILIVLKAQIRPDKRAEWLSGISEYKANVNSEPGNVSFDYHENVEKENEFVIVEVFRDDAAGEAHVKTDHAQKFFDFMGSVVPEKPLINFQSVDGDAWVEMGEVTPR; encoded by the coding sequence GTGATCCTCATCGTGCTCAAGGCCCAGATCCGACCGGACAAGCGTGCCGAGTGGCTGTCCGGGATCTCGGAGTACAAGGCGAACGTCAACTCCGAACCGGGCAACGTCTCCTTCGACTACCACGAGAACGTCGAGAAGGAGAACGAGTTCGTCATCGTCGAGGTGTTCCGCGACGACGCGGCGGGCGAGGCCCACGTCAAGACCGACCACGCGCAGAAGTTCTTCGACTTCATGGGCTCCGTGGTGCCGGAGAAGCCCCTGATCAACTTCCAGAGCGTGGACGGCGACGCCTGGGTCGAGATGGGCGAGGTCACCCCGCGCTAG
- a CDS encoding NAD(P)-dependent alcohol dehydrogenase translates to MTTTVPALTTAGPNQPFRRGTVERRDPRPHDVVVDIAYSGICHSDIHQARDEWGEGIYPMVPGHEISGIVAAVGSEVDRYAVGDRVGVGCFVDSCRRCESCLAGEEQYCLEGEVQTYNSRAYDGSLTYGGYSTQIVVDQNYVLRIPDGIALDAAAPLLCAGITLYSPLVRWGAGPGRKVAVLGMGGLGHLGVKLAKAMGAEVTVLSRTLAKEADGRRLGADHYHATGDPRTFTELAGRFDLIVNTVAAEIPVEDYLRLLDLEGTMITVGVPRGELGYHGFSQVTGRGNPAGSKIGGIRQTQEMLDFCARHGLGADIETISCDDVDDAWDRVVKGDVRYRFVIDAASFA, encoded by the coding sequence GTGACCACCACCGTGCCCGCCCTGACCACCGCCGGCCCCAACCAGCCGTTCCGGCGGGGGACGGTCGAGCGTCGTGACCCGCGCCCGCACGACGTCGTCGTCGACATCGCCTACAGCGGGATCTGCCACTCCGACATCCACCAGGCCCGCGACGAGTGGGGCGAGGGCATCTACCCGATGGTGCCCGGCCACGAGATCTCCGGGATCGTCGCCGCCGTCGGCAGCGAGGTCGACCGGTACGCCGTCGGTGACCGGGTCGGCGTCGGCTGCTTCGTCGACTCCTGCCGCCGCTGCGAGAGCTGCCTGGCCGGGGAGGAGCAGTACTGCCTGGAGGGCGAGGTCCAGACCTACAACTCCCGGGCCTACGACGGCTCGCTCACCTACGGCGGCTACTCGACCCAGATCGTCGTCGACCAGAACTACGTGCTGCGCATCCCGGACGGCATCGCCCTCGACGCGGCGGCGCCGCTGCTGTGCGCCGGGATCACCCTCTACTCACCGCTGGTCCGGTGGGGTGCCGGGCCCGGCCGGAAGGTCGCGGTCCTCGGCATGGGCGGGCTCGGGCACCTGGGGGTGAAGCTCGCCAAGGCGATGGGCGCTGAGGTGACCGTGCTGTCCCGGACCCTGGCCAAGGAGGCCGACGGCCGCCGGCTCGGCGCCGACCACTACCACGCCACCGGCGATCCGCGGACCTTCACCGAGCTGGCCGGGCGCTTCGACCTCATCGTCAACACGGTGGCCGCCGAGATCCCGGTCGAGGACTACCTGCGCCTGCTCGACCTCGAGGGCACGATGATCACCGTCGGGGTCCCCCGCGGCGAGCTCGGCTACCACGGCTTCTCCCAGGTCACCGGGCGCGGCAACCCGGCCGGTTCGAAGATCGGCGGCATCCGCCAGACCCAGGAGATGCTGGACTTCTGCGCCCGCCACGGCCTGGGCGCCGACATCGAGACGATCTCCTGCGACGATGTCGACGACGCCTGGGACCGGGTGGTCAAGGGCGACGTCCGGTACCGCTTCGTGATCGACGCGGCGTCGTTCGCCTGA
- a CDS encoding PadR family transcriptional regulator, producing the protein MGEGTVRLGLAEWTVLAVAAERPVHGFAIAALTASDGELGRVWQIPRPVVCRAIGRLVDAGRITAGAVETGGGPPRTLYASTRAGRELVEDWLRSPVPHVRDLRSEFLLKLAITHRRGADPAPLVAAQRGVLEPIVAALREEQTGADAFDRTLVAWRRVSAEAALAFLDEI; encoded by the coding sequence ATGGGAGAGGGCACGGTCCGGCTCGGGCTCGCCGAGTGGACGGTGCTCGCGGTCGCCGCCGAGCGCCCGGTGCACGGCTTCGCGATCGCCGCACTGACGGCGTCCGACGGCGAGCTGGGCCGGGTCTGGCAGATCCCGCGCCCGGTCGTCTGCCGGGCCATCGGCCGGCTGGTCGACGCCGGCCGGATCACCGCCGGGGCCGTCGAGACCGGTGGTGGCCCGCCGCGGACGCTGTACGCCTCGACCCGCGCGGGTCGCGAGCTGGTCGAGGACTGGCTCCGGTCCCCGGTCCCGCACGTCCGGGACCTGCGGTCGGAGTTCCTCCTGAAGCTGGCGATCACGCACCGGCGCGGTGCCGACCCGGCGCCGCTGGTGGCCGCCCAGCGGGGGGTGCTGGAGCCGATCGTCGCGGCGCTGCGCGAGGAACAGACCGGCGCCGACGCGTTCGACCGGACCCTCGTCGCCTGGCGGCGGGTGTCGGCGGAGGCCGCACTGGCGTTCCTCGACGAGATCTGA
- a CDS encoding DUF1707 SHOCT-like domain-containing protein — translation MTDMRIGDAERERTIEQLGRHVGAGRLDLAEFTERSDRATTARTRAELADVQADLPRLPDPQREARVRRTVLAATWGPWAFTAVVCLLVWAAVAVGGGSGYFWPIWVIGPWGAMLAAGTAVHAATGAPMFGCAGMRPGRIG, via the coding sequence ATGACGGACATGCGAATCGGGGACGCCGAGCGCGAACGCACGATCGAGCAGCTCGGGCGGCACGTCGGTGCGGGCCGGCTGGACCTGGCCGAGTTCACCGAGCGCAGCGACCGGGCCACGACGGCCCGGACCCGCGCCGAGCTCGCCGACGTCCAGGCGGACCTCCCGCGCCTGCCCGACCCGCAGCGGGAGGCCCGGGTGCGCCGGACCGTGCTCGCCGCGACCTGGGGTCCGTGGGCGTTCACCGCCGTCGTCTGCCTGCTCGTCTGGGCCGCGGTCGCCGTGGGTGGCGGGAGCGGTTACTTCTGGCCGATCTGGGTGATCGGCCCGTGGGGCGCGATGCTGGCGGCCGGTACCGCCGTCCACGCGGCGACCGGCGCACCGATGTTCGGCTGCGCGGGGATGCGACCCGGCCGTATCGGGTAG
- a CDS encoding class I SAM-dependent DNA methyltransferase, with protein MATSTGGDPHLERAYALTGPDDARALYDEWAATYDADLAAGAQSYVAPSVTADAVVAAAGTGGEVLDAGCGTGLVGAALHERGVGTIDGIDLSPGMLERARATGAYRELREADLTAALELPDDRYDVVVCVGTLTHAHVGPAAIGEFARVVRPGGYVVATVLDDVWEAGGYRAEIDRLAAADVFEAVSIEIAPYRAGQQVDCRLLVLRVR; from the coding sequence ATGGCCACGAGCACCGGGGGCGACCCCCACCTGGAACGCGCCTACGCACTGACCGGCCCGGACGACGCCCGCGCCCTCTACGACGAGTGGGCCGCCACCTACGACGCCGATCTCGCCGCCGGGGCGCAGAGCTACGTCGCGCCGTCGGTCACCGCGGACGCCGTCGTCGCGGCGGCCGGGACCGGCGGCGAGGTGCTCGACGCCGGCTGCGGGACCGGCCTGGTCGGCGCGGCGCTGCACGAGCGCGGTGTCGGCACGATCGACGGCATCGACCTCTCGCCGGGGATGCTCGAACGGGCCCGTGCGACGGGTGCCTACCGCGAGCTGCGCGAGGCCGATCTCACCGCTGCGCTGGAGCTGCCCGACGACCGCTACGACGTCGTCGTCTGCGTCGGGACGCTGACCCACGCCCACGTCGGCCCGGCGGCGATCGGCGAGTTCGCCCGGGTCGTCCGCCCCGGCGGGTACGTGGTCGCGACGGTGCTGGACGACGTCTGGGAGGCCGGCGGGTACCGGGCCGAGATCGACCGGCTCGCCGCGGCGGACGTGTTCGAGGCGGTCTCGATCGAGATCGCGCCCTACCGCGCCGGTCAGCAGGTGGACTGCCGCCTGCTGGTCCTGCGGGTGCGGTAG
- a CDS encoding transglycosylase family protein, which produces MSSTRTSIRGRFVGTLTAGILAIGAPLALAGTANAAPETTAAVTPAAVVAPAQSVAGSTWDKLAECESGGNWNTNTGNGFSGGLQFTPSTWKAYGGEGRAHNASKSEQIRVAENVLDGQGWGAWPSCASQLGLR; this is translated from the coding sequence ATGAGCAGCACGCGCACGTCCATCCGTGGGCGCTTTGTCGGGACGCTGACCGCCGGGATCCTGGCGATCGGAGCCCCGCTCGCCCTGGCCGGCACCGCGAACGCCGCCCCCGAGACCACCGCCGCGGTGACCCCGGCCGCGGTCGTCGCACCGGCCCAGTCCGTCGCCGGCTCGACCTGGGACAAGCTCGCCGAGTGCGAGTCCGGCGGGAACTGGAACACCAACACCGGCAACGGCTTCTCCGGTGGCCTGCAGTTCACGCCGTCGACCTGGAAGGCCTACGGCGGCGAGGGCCGGGCCCACAACGCGAGCAAGTCCGAGCAGATCCGCGTGGCGGAGAACGTGCTGGACGGCCAGGGCTGGGGCGCATGGCCCTCCTGCGCCAGCCAGCTGGGACTGCGGTAA
- a CDS encoding MarR family winged helix-turn-helix transcriptional regulator — translation MTDADATADRLAEVYLLVGPLYRRVLREVEEAAPANRVSTGVRAVLDQLSRNGPMTVPEIGRSQSLSRQFVQRSADEALAAGLVQRRENPRHRRSRLIALTAEGSTRIEEVTRREHARLREVAREVDDADVRATLRVLTAMVDALAEIEPATH, via the coding sequence ATGACGGACGCGGACGCGACAGCCGACCGGCTCGCCGAGGTCTACCTGCTGGTCGGGCCGCTCTACCGTCGGGTGCTGCGCGAGGTCGAGGAGGCCGCTCCGGCGAACCGCGTGTCGACCGGCGTCCGCGCGGTGCTCGACCAGCTGAGCCGCAACGGCCCGATGACCGTCCCCGAGATCGGCCGGTCGCAGTCGCTGAGCCGCCAGTTCGTCCAGCGTTCGGCCGACGAGGCGCTGGCGGCCGGGCTCGTGCAGCGGCGGGAGAACCCGCGGCACCGCAGGTCACGGCTCATCGCACTCACCGCGGAGGGCAGCACGAGGATCGAGGAGGTCACGAGGCGGGAGCACGCCCGGCTACGGGAGGTCGCGAGGGAGGTCGACGACGCCGACGTCCGGGCGACCCTGCGCGTGCTCACCGCGATGGTCGACGCCCTCGCCGAGATCGAGCCCGCCACCCACTGA
- a CDS encoding alpha/beta fold hydrolase, whose translation MSLPLARLGVPSFLPVDDGRIAYRDVGPRSGPPVVLLHGGGLDGRMWGRQLAALADRHRVVVPDTRGHGASSGADRPFRPHDDLAALLDHLGTGPAALVGLSMGGRIAADTALARPDLVDRLVVCGTGIGEPDFRDPWVLGVFAEWARTQQALDADGWVEAFLRFVPGPTRTADEVDPLVSDEIRVMAVDLLGRHLPADPTVPGPPIEFLPDARALAPTLAAPLLGIVGDLDGDDHRRLVADAVAIVPHGEQATVPGTAHYPNMERPAEFTGAVLRFLDR comes from the coding sequence ATGAGCCTGCCTCTCGCCCGTCTCGGTGTCCCCTCGTTCCTGCCCGTCGACGACGGCCGGATCGCCTACCGGGACGTCGGTCCCCGCAGCGGCCCGCCGGTCGTGCTGCTGCACGGCGGTGGGCTCGACGGCCGGATGTGGGGCCGGCAGCTCGCCGCGCTCGCGGACCGGCACCGCGTGGTGGTGCCCGACACCCGGGGCCACGGTGCCTCGTCCGGCGCGGACCGGCCGTTCCGCCCGCACGACGATCTCGCCGCGCTGCTCGACCACCTCGGTACCGGGCCGGCCGCCCTGGTCGGCCTGTCGATGGGCGGCCGGATCGCCGCGGACACCGCGCTGGCCCGGCCGGACCTGGTGGACCGGCTGGTCGTGTGCGGGACCGGGATCGGCGAGCCCGACTTCCGGGACCCCTGGGTGCTCGGGGTGTTCGCCGAGTGGGCCCGCACCCAGCAGGCGCTCGACGCCGACGGCTGGGTCGAGGCGTTCCTGCGGTTCGTCCCGGGGCCCACACGGACCGCCGACGAGGTCGACCCGCTGGTGTCCGACGAGATCCGGGTGATGGCCGTCGACCTGCTCGGCCGGCACCTGCCCGCGGACCCGACGGTGCCGGGTCCGCCGATCGAGTTCCTCCCGGACGCCCGTGCACTGGCCCCGACCCTGGCCGCCCCGCTGCTCGGCATCGTCGGGGACCTGGACGGCGACGACCACCGGCGACTGGTCGCCGACGCGGTCGCCATCGTGCCCCACGGTGAGCAGGCCACCGTGCCCGGCACCGCGCACTACCCGAACATGGAGCGGCCCGCCGAGTTCACCGGTGCGGTGCTGCGGTTCCTCGACCGGTGA
- a CDS encoding nuclease-related domain-containing protein: MTDLHGADRLETTDRSRTLDLARHYPGRRAGHVAARVRGAGHPDRSWRLGADGEIRTAHLLEQLTGRTRRDRLLGRSPRWRVLHSVPLEGGAADLDHVLIGPPGICVINSRHHRHRSVLLDGERLVVAGVATDAVPRARAEAARVRELLLPRVGGGSRIPDPGPVGDRRGRGADAGAPLAGRRGRRDRECAGPRPARAGTGAGPGRGGPGVRGGPPPGDVGRAAGPGHRSRNRSTAPVNSAGRSMFG, translated from the coding sequence ATGACCGACCTCCACGGGGCCGACCGCCTCGAGACCACCGACCGTTCCCGCACCCTCGACCTCGCCCGCCACTACCCCGGTCGCCGGGCCGGCCACGTGGCGGCGCGGGTGCGCGGTGCCGGGCATCCCGACCGTTCCTGGCGCCTGGGCGCCGACGGGGAGATCCGCACCGCACACCTGCTCGAACAGCTCACCGGCCGTACCCGTCGCGACCGGCTGCTGGGCCGATCACCCCGGTGGCGGGTGCTGCACTCGGTCCCGCTCGAGGGCGGGGCGGCCGATCTCGACCACGTCCTGATCGGCCCGCCGGGGATCTGCGTGATCAACTCCCGGCACCACCGGCACCGCTCGGTCCTGCTCGACGGCGAGCGGCTGGTCGTCGCCGGGGTCGCCACCGACGCGGTGCCGCGGGCCCGTGCCGAGGCCGCCCGGGTCCGGGAGCTGCTGCTGCCCCGGGTCGGGGGCGGGTCCCGGATCCCGGATCCCGGTCCGGTCGGTGATCGCCGTGGTCGGGGCGCCGATGCGGGTGCGCCGCTGGCCGGACGACGTGGTCGTCGCGACCGAGAGTGCGCTGGTCCTCGCCCTGCGCGGGCTGGCACCGGCGCTGGACCCGGCCGGGGTGGACCGGGTGTACGCGGTGGCCCGCCGCCCGGAGACGTGGGACGGGCCGCGGGACCCGGTCACCGGTCGAGGAACCGCAGCACCGCACCGGTGAACTCGGCGGGCCGCTCCATGTTCGGGTAG
- a CDS encoding J-domain-containing protein, which yields MVDPRFESPVDRSIREAVERGDFDDLPGKGRPLPGAGGTGPVDENWWIRGYLQREGISGDALLPPSVQLRKELDAIDTTVAGFRDERRVREHVAEVNSRVVDHMRHPMGPRVPIRKLDADEVVSRWRHAREQRRTVPAAPEPAPPRRRWWRRGT from the coding sequence ATGGTGGATCCACGGTTCGAGTCCCCGGTCGACCGGAGCATCCGGGAGGCCGTGGAGCGGGGCGACTTCGACGACCTGCCCGGGAAGGGCAGACCACTGCCGGGCGCCGGGGGAACCGGCCCGGTCGACGAGAACTGGTGGATCCGCGGCTACCTGCAGCGCGAGGGGATCTCCGGGGACGCGCTGCTGCCGCCGTCGGTCCAGCTGCGCAAGGAACTGGACGCGATCGACACCACGGTCGCCGGGTTCCGCGACGAGCGCCGGGTGCGCGAGCACGTCGCCGAGGTGAACTCGCGCGTCGTCGACCACATGCGGCACCCGATGGGACCGCGCGTGCCGATCCGCAAGCTCGACGCCGACGAGGTGGTGTCGCGCTGGCGCCACGCCCGGGAGCAGCGGCGCACCGTCCCGGCCGCCCCGGAACCCGCTCCGCCGCGCCGTCGCTGGTGGCGACGCGGCACCTGA
- a CDS encoding SRPBCC family protein yields the protein MSEQTEPTYVYTTYIRSTPDQVFRALTTPEFTMQYWGGAELTSDWQVGSPLEAVHPDRDDFIGTILAVEPPHRLSYSFTGRAEQAAGRAATVVEFAISPFGEEAVKLQVVHTGFTPDEQGARDLRDVGEGWPAILSALKTLLETDRPLASPGHFAPRTPART from the coding sequence ATGAGCGAGCAGACTGAACCGACCTACGTCTACACGACCTACATCCGCAGCACCCCGGACCAGGTGTTCCGGGCCCTGACCACGCCCGAGTTCACGATGCAGTACTGGGGCGGCGCCGAGCTGACGTCGGACTGGCAGGTGGGGAGCCCACTGGAGGCGGTGCACCCGGACCGGGACGACTTCATCGGCACAATCCTGGCCGTGGAACCCCCGCACCGGTTGTCCTACTCGTTCACCGGGCGGGCCGAGCAGGCCGCGGGCCGAGCGGCCACCGTGGTCGAGTTCGCGATCTCGCCGTTCGGCGAGGAGGCGGTGAAGCTGCAGGTCGTGCACACCGGCTTCACCCCCGACGAGCAGGGCGCCCGGGACCTGCGCGACGTGGGCGAGGGCTGGCCGGCGATCCTCTCCGCCCTGAAGACGCTGCTGGAGACCGACCGCCCGCTGGCCTCCCCCGGGCACTTCGCCCCACGGACCCCCGCCCGCACCTGA
- a CDS encoding ArsR/SmtB family transcription factor, producing MTAVDAVFRALADPTRRTVLDRLHERGGQTLGELCEGLGMSRQAVSKHLALLESAGLVSSVRRGREKLHHLDPVPIQEIHDRWIGKFERSRVQAITSLRAALEDDDERAD from the coding sequence GTGACCGCCGTCGACGCCGTCTTCCGGGCCCTGGCCGACCCGACCCGGCGCACGGTGCTCGACCGGTTGCACGAACGGGGTGGCCAGACGCTCGGTGAGCTGTGCGAGGGGCTGGGGATGAGCCGGCAAGCCGTCTCCAAGCACCTGGCCCTGCTGGAGTCCGCCGGGCTCGTGTCCTCCGTCCGCCGCGGCCGGGAGAAGCTCCACCACCTGGACCCGGTGCCCATCCAGGAGATCCACGACCGGTGGATCGGAAAGTTCGAGCGCAGCCGGGTGCAGGCGATCACGAGCCTGCGCGCCGCGTTGGAGGACGACGATGAGCGAGCAGACTGA
- a CDS encoding DUF1707 SHOCT-like domain-containing protein, whose product MTTTPDTTDPAPAATSTDAAGAPTGPTAPTAPDDAITRPGPVGATTRTVHPGEDELLASDSEREHVTDRLRQAAAEGRLTLDEADERQAAAYAARTRAELVPLLSGLPAVPRARRPRRGPLTPRARRNLVVHAGVTAAILLVLMVAAIVGPAPFFVPIGPAFWLGLILFVHSRRAEREPSPDEQIPAELR is encoded by the coding sequence ATGACGACGACACCGGACACCACCGACCCGGCCCCGGCGGCCACGAGCACCGACGCCGCGGGAGCCCCGACCGGACCGACCGCGCCGACCGCGCCGGACGACGCGATCACGCGTCCCGGCCCCGTGGGCGCGACCACCCGCACCGTGCACCCCGGCGAGGACGAGCTGCTCGCCTCGGACTCCGAGCGCGAGCACGTCACCGACCGGCTCCGGCAGGCGGCCGCCGAGGGGCGGCTCACCCTGGACGAGGCCGACGAGCGCCAGGCCGCGGCCTACGCCGCCCGGACCCGCGCCGAGCTCGTCCCGCTGCTGTCCGGGCTGCCCGCCGTGCCCCGGGCCCGGCGACCGCGCCGCGGGCCGCTCACGCCCCGGGCCCGGCGGAACCTCGTCGTGCACGCCGGGGTGACCGCGGCGATCCTGCTGGTCCTGATGGTGGCGGCGATCGTGGGACCGGCGCCGTTCTTCGTGCCGATCGGGCCGGCGTTCTGGCTCGGCCTGATCCTCTTCGTGCACTCGCGGCGGGCCGAGCGCGAGCCGTCCCCGGACGAGCAGATCCCCGCGGAACTCCGATGA
- a CDS encoding sensor histidine kinase, whose product MLTDRRPRWWGGVVRTLVLPGAVALLTAGGTAFGAVRRDEWDWSAGPLRPGELPFDGLAVLLLAIGPLALVFRRANRVAALAVIATASVVYLGLGYPVTGPTGLALGVGLVSAVAAGRQHRALAVVVVAAAVLVGWLLLTGRPVPWGASGPVVAWLLALFAVGMLLRVRRERVEQARRAAEEQRRRRAGEERLRIAQELHDVLGHHVSLINVQAGVALFLMDDDPEQARTALTEIKRASRDLLREMRSTLGVLRGVDEQAPRLPTPGLDRLDALLDEVRAAGLPVDRRTEGEPRPLPTGVDLAAYRIVQESLTNTRRHAGAATAVVTLRFGPEELDLVVDDDGTGPVEDAAEGNGLTGMRERARSVGGTLDAGPGPERGFRVRARLPVADVREAAGPPMVDA is encoded by the coding sequence GTGCTCACCGATCGCCGTCCGCGCTGGTGGGGTGGGGTCGTGCGGACCCTCGTCCTGCCGGGCGCCGTCGCGCTGCTCACCGCGGGGGGCACGGCCTTCGGCGCGGTCCGGCGGGACGAGTGGGACTGGTCCGCCGGTCCCCTCCGGCCGGGCGAGCTGCCGTTCGACGGGCTCGCCGTGCTGCTGCTGGCGATCGGGCCGCTCGCGCTGGTGTTCCGGCGGGCGAACCGGGTGGCCGCGCTCGCCGTGATCGCCACCGCGTCGGTCGTCTACCTGGGGCTCGGGTACCCGGTGACCGGGCCGACCGGGCTCGCGCTGGGCGTCGGGCTGGTCTCGGCGGTCGCGGCGGGGCGCCAGCACCGGGCGCTGGCCGTCGTCGTCGTGGCGGCGGCGGTGCTGGTGGGGTGGCTGCTGCTGACCGGCCGGCCGGTGCCGTGGGGCGCGAGCGGGCCGGTGGTGGCCTGGCTGCTGGCGTTGTTCGCGGTCGGGATGCTGCTGCGGGTCCGCCGGGAGCGGGTGGAGCAGGCCCGGCGCGCCGCCGAGGAGCAGCGCCGCCGCCGGGCGGGCGAGGAGCGGTTGCGGATCGCCCAGGAGCTGCACGACGTGCTGGGCCATCACGTCTCCCTGATCAACGTGCAGGCCGGGGTCGCGCTGTTCCTGATGGACGACGACCCGGAGCAGGCCCGCACCGCGCTCACCGAGATCAAGCGGGCCAGCCGCGACCTGCTCCGGGAGATGCGCTCGACCCTCGGGGTGCTGCGCGGGGTGGACGAGCAGGCACCGCGGCTGCCGACCCCGGGGCTGGACCGGCTCGACGCGCTGCTCGACGAGGTCCGGGCCGCCGGGCTGCCGGTGGACCGGCGGACCGAGGGGGAGCCGCGGCCGCTGCCGACGGGCGTCGATCTCGCCGCGTACCGGATCGTGCAGGAGTCGCTGACCAACACCCGGCGGCACGCGGGGGCGGCGACGGCCGTCGTCACGCTGCGGTTCGGGCCGGAGGAGCTGGACCTGGTGGTCGACGACGACGGGACCGGCCCCGTCGAGGACGCCGCGGAGGGCAACGGACTGACCGGCATGCGCGAACGGGCCCGGTCGGTCGGCGGGACGCTGGACGCCGGACCGGGGCCGGAGCGCGGTTTCCGGGTGCGGGCCCGGCTCCCCGTCGCCGACGTACGGGAGGCGGCCGGACCGCCGATGGTGGACGCATGA